Genomic DNA from Candidatus Hydrogenedentota bacterium:
AGAGCGAAGCGGCGACACCGCTTTGCCCGGGGAGGATCCATGCCGCACCCCTCACGGCAGCTCTTTCCCGGGAACTAAAGCGGCGTCGTTGCCGCCGCACTCCAAAAGGAGACGCCGCGCGCCCCTCTCGTCTCGCCACGGCTTCGGCTCCCTCCATCGCCCAAACCGCGCGCCCCCTGGGCTCGCCAAGCTCCAGCTTGGCCTCTTGGGTTCTTCCGCGCGGGCTTGGTCGCCCCGTGTTTCCCCGAAAGCCAAGTGGAAGCTTGGCGATCCCAGGGGCGCGGCCTCTCCAGCGAACCCGGTACTTTCTTAGCAGCAGCGCGAAGCCATCTCGTGCCCGCCGTGGCCTGGCTTTACCCGTCAGGGCGAGCGAAGCGCGGCTCTCTCGTGCCCGCCGACGCCCTGCCGACAAGAGATTGCCGCGGCGGCCCGGGGCGGCCGCCTCGCAACGACGGTTGGCCGTCGCGCTTGCTACCTGAGCTCACGTCGTGCGCGGCAAGGCGTGACGCGGCGCGCGGCGATGTGGAATAATGCGGGACCGGCGGCCGCTACGGGCCGCCTTCCCGCACACCCGGAGCCCCGCCATGAGATTCCCCCTTGCCGCCGCCGCCCTTGTACTTGCCGCCGTTCTCGCCGCCCCGGCGGCACCCGCGCTGGACCGCGCGGCGTTCACCCCCGTCTTCCGCGCCGCGGGGGATCCGGTGCAGCCCGCCTGCGCGCTGCTGAACCCGGAGGGGTGCCCGGTCACCGAGGCCGCCGGGACCGCTGTCCGCCGGGGCCCGGAAAGCGCCGACCCCTATGTGTTCGCCGAGTGGCGGTTCCGCCTGGCCCCGCCCGCCACGGGCGCCGACCGCCGGTTCACCCTGTGCATCGTCCACCCCGACACGGGTGCCGGGGTCATTCAGCCGCGCCTGCTGTCAGACACCTCCTTCAACGGAACCTATGCGGGCCCCGCGAAATCCGCGGCGTTCACCTGCGTGAACACGGGCCAGCCCCGCGAGGCGTGGTTCGAGTTTGTCCTGCCGGAGACCCCGTGGCCCGACGACACCGCCCTCCCCTCCCTGACCGTCACAGGCCTGCCCTTCCTGACGGAACTGCGCGTCGGCCCGCCGCTGGCGGACGCCGACTGGGCGGAGATCCGCGCGGGCCTGCCGGTGAATGTGAAGCCCATGGTCGCGCTGTCGCGGCCCATGGAGCTGACCACCACGGCGGGCATCGCCGTGACGGACCAGAGCGCGGCCACGCTGCCGGGCACGCTGGAGCAGCTCGCGGAATACGCGCCCCTGGCGAAGGCGCTGGGCTTCACGTCCATCGAGACCTATGTCCTCTGGCGGACCGTGGAGCCCGGGGCGGAGGGGCGCTTCGACTTCAGCTATTACGACGCCATCGTGGACTCCCTCACCCGCCACGGGCTGAAATGGTTCCCCCTGCTTGTCGTCGGGTCGGCGTATTCCCTGCCCGACTGGTTCGCGGAGAGCCCCGAAAACGTCGGCTTCGTCTGCCTGGAGCACGGCCTGTCCAACCCCATCCAGAGCATCTGGAGCCCCCACCACCGGCGGCATGTGGAGCGGGTGCTGGGCGCGCTCGGCGCGCACTACGACGGCAGGGGCGTGCTGGAGGCGGTGCGGCTGGGGCCGAGCGGGAACTTCGGCGAGTCGCAGTACCCCGCCGGGGGCAACTGGGGCCTGCGGGGCCAGGCCATGCACATCCACATCGGCTGGTGGGCCGGGGACGAACACGCCCGCACGGACTTCCGCCGCTGGCTCCGGGAGAAGTACGGCGACATCGCCGCGCTGAACGCCGCCTGGAACGGCGCAAAACACGCGGATTTCGACAGCGTCACCGCCGAACTGCCCCAGGTCATGGCGTCGCGCCGGGAGCGGCTCGACTTCACGGCGTGGTACACCGACTCCATGTCCGACTGGTGCGATTGGTGGGCCCGCGAGACGCGCAAACATTTCCCGAACACCCCCCTGTACCAGTCGGCGGGCGGGTGGGGCTTCCGCGAGACGGGCACGGACTATGCCGCCCAGACGAAGAGCATGGCGCCCCTCGGCGGCGGCGTGCGCCTGACCAACGAGACGGACAGCTTCGAGCAGGACTTCTACGCGACGCGCATGGCCATGAGCGCCGCCCGCCTCTGCGGCGCGCGCATCGGGTCGGAGCCCGCCAGCTCCCACACCGCCCGCGGCGTCACGGGGCGCCTCTTCAACCTCCTCTCCGTGAACGGCGACCACTTCTTCACCTATCAGGGCAACATCATGAACCAGCCCCCGGCCATCACGGCGTGGCTGGAGACGCTGCCCGTCCTGGACACGCGCCGCCCGCCCCTGATTGAGGTCGCCGTGTACTACCCCGAGACGATGAACCAGCTCGAGGACGCCGCGTTCCGCCACCTCCACGCCTGGGGCTTCAACCCCCGCGCCCGGGAAATCCGCCGGGTGGTGGACGTGGACTACCTCGACGAGCACCTCATCCGCGACGGGCATCTCGACAAGTACAGGGCGCTGGTTTTCGTGTGGGCCGGCGTCATCGAAAAGGACGTGCAGGAGAAGGTGGACGCCTGGATGCGCGCGGGCGGCGCGGTCTTCTACCCCTCCTTCCCGCGCGGCGACCTGGAAACCGTCGAGGGCGACCGCGCCACCGCCCGGCGCTGGGCCCGCGGCGACACCGGCGCCGGGGCCTTCCTCCGGTTCAAGGGCGACATGGAGCCGCCGTCGCTCTACGCCGACTTCGTGCGGGAGAAGTTGCTGGCGCAGGAAAGCCTCCACCCCTGGACCCGCGCCGCCGTCGCCGCCGACCGCCCCGAGCACACCTTCCTTACCGTGCAGGACGACGGGCACCTGCTCGTCCTGAACTACGCCGACAAAACATCCCGCGTCACCCTCCCCGACGGCACCCCCATGGACACCCCCCCGTTCCGCATCACCCGCTCGGCCCTCCCCGGGGCGGGGAAATAGCGGCGTACTCTCCGGAGCCGGTCACACAGAACGCCGAAAACGAAAAGCGGGCGGGAACGAACCCGCCTTTCCCCCCCGGGGGCATCCCGTCCGCCCGGCTTCTCCGCGTGATCACGGTCCCCGCGTTCAGTGGGGGGGCTGCGGTCCCGCGTCCGGCGGCAGTCCGAGGGCTTCCGTCAACTCGGCGGGCAGCGGCCTCTGGGGGGGGAGAATACGGGTGCATGGGGTTTTCTTATGCCCAATACCAGGCGCAGATTCAAGATTGAGGCGCGACGGCATGTTCTTGGAAGGCCTCCATGGGGGGGGCAGCCGGGGGCCTTGTCATGGTCTGTTGTTGAGTTCATCAGCGGCGTGTCCTTCCCGGCACCGTTGCAGAGCCCCTCCCCCGATGGTCCGCCGGCCCCTCTGCGGACCGTCTCCGCGTCTCAACGGAACCCCCCGAAGTTGACCCAAGACGCTGAATATGATACCCTTTCACGTGCTCTGCCCGCGGGCTGAACGGGGGCGGGGCGCTCGATTCTTGCTGGTTTTTGGTCCGGCCTCCCCGGTGGCCGGGTCCTGCGCAACGGGAGGCCGGCGAACCCGGTCAGGTCCGAGAGGAAGCAGCCGCAGTTGGCTCTCTCCGTGTGATGCAGGCCGCCCGGTTTTCCGGCGGGGGCCGCGACCTTAAACCGGCGGGCGGCGGGAGGTTGCATGGCGGATTCCAACTACACGGTGCTGGCGCGCAAGTGGCGGCCGCAGTCCTTCGACGATGTCGTGGGGCAGGAGCACATCACCCGGACGCTGAAGAACGCCATCGCCTCGGGCCGCATCCACCACGCCTTCCTATTCCTGGGCTCGCGGGGCATCGGCAAGACGACGACGGCGCGCATCCTCGCGAAGGCGCTGAACTGCCAGCAGTCTGACACCCCCACCGTCTCCCCCTGCGGCGTCTGCGACAACTGCGTCTCCATCGCCCAGGGCAGCAACATTGACGTGATCGAGATTGACGGCGCGTCGAACAACACGGTGGACAACGTGCGGGACATCCGGGACAACGTGCGGATGGTCCCGTCGAGCGGGCGGTACAAGGTGTACATCATTGACGAGGTGCACCAGCTCTCGACCAGCGCGTTCAACGCCCTGCTGAAAACGCTGGAGGAGCCGCCGGCGCACGCGGTGTTCATCCTGGCGACGACGGAGGCTCACAAGATCCCCGCGACCATCGTGTCGCGGTGCCAGCGCTACGACTTCCGCCGGGTGCCCATGGCGGGCATCGCGGAGCTGCTGCGCAACATCCTGGCAAAGGAGGGCCGCACGGCCTCGGACGAGGCGCTCTTCGCCATCGCGCGGGCGGCCGAGGGCGGTGTGCGCGACTCCGAGGGCATCCTCGACGAATTGATGAC
This window encodes:
- a CDS encoding family 14 glycosylhydrolase; translated protein: MRFPLAAAALVLAAVLAAPAAPALDRAAFTPVFRAAGDPVQPACALLNPEGCPVTEAAGTAVRRGPESADPYVFAEWRFRLAPPATGADRRFTLCIVHPDTGAGVIQPRLLSDTSFNGTYAGPAKSAAFTCVNTGQPREAWFEFVLPETPWPDDTALPSLTVTGLPFLTELRVGPPLADADWAEIRAGLPVNVKPMVALSRPMELTTTAGIAVTDQSAATLPGTLEQLAEYAPLAKALGFTSIETYVLWRTVEPGAEGRFDFSYYDAIVDSLTRHGLKWFPLLVVGSAYSLPDWFAESPENVGFVCLEHGLSNPIQSIWSPHHRRHVERVLGALGAHYDGRGVLEAVRLGPSGNFGESQYPAGGNWGLRGQAMHIHIGWWAGDEHARTDFRRWLREKYGDIAALNAAWNGAKHADFDSVTAELPQVMASRRERLDFTAWYTDSMSDWCDWWARETRKHFPNTPLYQSAGGWGFRETGTDYAAQTKSMAPLGGGVRLTNETDSFEQDFYATRMAMSAARLCGARIGSEPASSHTARGVTGRLFNLLSVNGDHFFTYQGNIMNQPPAITAWLETLPVLDTRRPPLIEVAVYYPETMNQLEDAAFRHLHAWGFNPRAREIRRVVDVDYLDEHLIRDGHLDKYRALVFVWAGVIEKDVQEKVDAWMRAGGAVFYPSFPRGDLETVEGDRATARRWARGDTGAGAFLRFKGDMEPPSLYADFVREKLLAQESLHPWTRAAVAADRPEHTFLTVQDDGHLLVLNYADKTSRVTLPDGTPMDTPPFRITRSALPGAGK